Proteins from a single region of Acidobacteriota bacterium:
- a CDS encoding CHAT domain-containing protein, producing the protein MTVTPLVRFAIVLVPDATGAWTSEVRDATGVALPGSTRTIARLPLPHDDDTLLTFPACHAPLAVDRADAADLHALDARTLGHWYASLASGQASDGMPRRFGRYLFELVLGASVWSTIVERADGAAIDLRIACPSGEWPLMRLPWELMHDGVHFLAARPGPLVLMSREIAAVASSGMPRVFTPRVLFVVGALQGDTEIRAGAEYLGLLRRLQALDLTIDSRVLRDATAESLQQAVTEFRPSVVHFICHGGFADGRGALRLLASDPGLPFQDYTAPQLLALMSWKDAADRVQYPPVVVLNACYSATPPAPTAADPVDRVASIPVFGGGAGALPTAMGTAPLGAELVAGDGLHGGPALVIGMGGKVADLACRLFTRQFYQSLLRGDPTWSAAAGRRGAFTHGFDPQDTIDWATPVVFVEASASLAVDAEELAAARRRESAVRQFRRQADPPAFCGRLRFFDHWREAMAPPSRGTRRLLGIAMSDTDPDKQLGGSRLLEELAVAAVHAGHVPCLRLHNQVSPERPTDVRGIAREILAAAMQTRLNHGLPAAWTPQVLELTKAINGRTATISPEVDAAFALDETDGFRIALQRDLWHVRDEVMAHLGSSAAQSHDAMAVVLLDEVQRYAGAAGRFVIDLLRAGGLGTDQDPIPVAFTYRKDMNYAEPYEQVRKALDAVSNWAIREELQPLREAVNDRSIYLHLLLHRDKPLMFSPTLPLLDDRFYASIHRATASGYPSQFREHAEPLHTVLLTLQDANLLVAATDEDVLSAIGEP; encoded by the coding sequence ATGACGGTGACGCCGCTCGTGCGCTTCGCGATCGTGCTGGTTCCTGACGCGACGGGCGCGTGGACCAGTGAGGTGCGGGATGCGACAGGCGTCGCGCTGCCGGGATCCACTCGCACGATCGCGCGCCTGCCGCTGCCGCACGACGACGACACGCTGCTGACGTTCCCTGCGTGTCATGCGCCGCTTGCCGTCGACCGTGCCGATGCAGCGGATCTGCACGCGCTCGACGCGCGCACGCTCGGGCACTGGTACGCCAGCCTGGCATCTGGACAGGCGTCCGACGGGATGCCTCGCCGATTCGGACGCTATCTCTTCGAACTCGTACTCGGTGCATCCGTCTGGTCCACCATCGTCGAGCGAGCCGACGGTGCGGCGATCGATCTGCGCATCGCGTGTCCGTCCGGCGAGTGGCCGTTGATGCGGCTGCCGTGGGAGTTGATGCACGACGGCGTGCACTTCCTCGCCGCGCGACCCGGACCGCTGGTGCTCATGAGCCGGGAGATCGCGGCCGTCGCGTCGAGCGGCATGCCGCGCGTGTTCACGCCTCGCGTGCTGTTCGTGGTCGGGGCGCTGCAGGGAGACACGGAGATCAGGGCCGGCGCGGAGTACCTCGGGCTGCTGCGACGGCTGCAGGCGCTCGATCTCACCATCGACTCGCGCGTGCTGCGCGACGCGACGGCGGAGAGCCTGCAGCAAGCTGTCACCGAGTTCCGTCCCTCCGTTGTCCACTTCATCTGTCATGGCGGGTTTGCCGATGGTCGTGGCGCGCTGCGCCTGCTCGCATCGGATCCCGGGCTGCCGTTCCAGGACTACACGGCGCCGCAGTTGCTCGCGTTGATGTCGTGGAAGGACGCCGCCGACCGCGTGCAGTACCCGCCCGTCGTCGTGCTGAACGCGTGCTACAGCGCGACGCCCCCTGCGCCGACGGCGGCCGATCCCGTCGATCGCGTGGCGAGCATCCCCGTGTTCGGCGGCGGTGCCGGTGCGCTGCCGACGGCGATGGGCACGGCACCGCTCGGCGCCGAACTCGTGGCGGGCGACGGGCTGCACGGCGGCCCAGCGCTCGTGATCGGCATGGGCGGGAAGGTTGCGGATCTGGCGTGCCGCCTCTTCACCCGTCAGTTCTATCAGTCGCTCCTGCGTGGCGACCCGACCTGGTCCGCTGCGGCGGGGCGACGCGGCGCGTTCACGCACGGCTTCGATCCGCAGGACACCATCGACTGGGCGACGCCTGTCGTGTTCGTCGAAGCGTCTGCCTCGCTCGCCGTGGACGCCGAGGAACTGGCCGCCGCACGTCGTCGTGAATCGGCCGTGCGCCAGTTCCGTCGGCAGGCCGACCCGCCGGCCTTCTGCGGACGATTGCGCTTCTTCGATCACTGGCGCGAGGCGATGGCGCCACCGTCGCGCGGGACGCGGCGTCTGCTCGGCATCGCGATGAGCGATACGGATCCGGACAAGCAACTCGGCGGATCACGATTGCTCGAAGAGCTGGCCGTGGCGGCGGTCCACGCGGGTCATGTGCCGTGTCTGCGCCTGCACAACCAGGTGTCGCCGGAGCGCCCGACGGACGTCCGTGGCATCGCGCGCGAGATCCTCGCCGCCGCCATGCAGACGCGCCTGAACCACGGCCTCCCCGCCGCGTGGACGCCGCAGGTCCTGGAGCTGACCAAGGCGATCAACGGTCGGACGGCCACCATCAGCCCTGAGGTCGACGCCGCGTTCGCGCTCGACGAGACGGATGGCTTCCGCATCGCACTGCAGCGCGACCTGTGGCACGTGCGCGACGAGGTGATGGCGCACCTCGGATCGTCGGCCGCGCAGTCGCATGACGCGATGGCGGTGGTGTTGCTCGACGAGGTGCAGCGCTACGCCGGTGCGGCGGGACGCTTCGTGATCGATCTCCTGCGGGCGGGAGGTCTCGGCACCGACCAGGATCCGATCCCCGTGGCCTTCACGTATCGCAAGGACATGAACTACGCCGAGCCTTACGAGCAGGTGCGCAAGGCCCTCGACGCCGTGTCCAACTGGGCGATCCGCGAAGAGCTCCAGCCGCTCAGGGAAGCGGTCAACGACAGGTCGATCTATCTGCACCTGCTGCTGCACCGCGACAAGCCGCTCATGTTCTCTCCGACGCTGCCACTGCTCGACGATCGCTTCTACGCGTCGATCCACAGGGCGACGGCATCGGGGTATCCGTCGCAGTTCCGCGAGCACGCCGAACCGCTGCACACCGTGTTGCTCACGCTGCAGGACGCCAACCTGCTCGTGGCCGCCACCGACGAGGACGTCCTCAGCGCGATCGGAGAGCCGTGA
- a CDS encoding S8 family serine peptidase, which yields MAAPSAPLAPGGGAYTAHCRAIVVLAAPTERDDARAASIAEAAVRAAIGDGYRIEPLGRGARDYRVTLASGDAIDAGEAWTLARALAGHRDIAEAEPAIDQPGLEPPPGVLDPPVVRPGFRPRDFSPDKPLPCAAGNPEWSIELCRVKEAWALVPPTPQGRSKGEGIVVGHPDTGYTRHAEIWADGRVRVADSYDFVLRKTDAVDPLEPGNPGHGTTTASVIMSSTGGTGETFVSGVAPAATIVPLRVTARVVLLGFDRLAEAIRYASDHGCHVISMSLGGVTPSGALSRAVAYAVSQGVVVLAAAGNVWPWVVYPARLDQVIACAACNCQKGIWSKSATGDTVDVTAPGETVWVARPGKDAGQDDDIVDVGSGTSYAVATTAGACALWLAHHGRDALITRYGKGQIASVFKEVLMTHGVDTPPGWRTDKHGAGILDAVKLLSAPLPSTPPAAGLRVRAMPMAPRRQNDADRFLPYYPDVDPERVRRGLVRLLDTTDGELPAVLSEFGDELLFHVATNPDVRARVLAPPRPKKRGQSIRRSGPLATAARVAAAPRLQREGSPALLARIS from the coding sequence CCGACCGAGCGTGACGATGCGCGCGCCGCGTCGATCGCGGAGGCGGCGGTACGCGCGGCGATCGGCGACGGGTATCGCATCGAACCGCTCGGACGCGGCGCGCGGGACTATCGCGTGACCCTGGCATCGGGCGACGCGATCGACGCCGGCGAGGCGTGGACGCTTGCGCGCGCGCTCGCCGGACATCGCGACATCGCCGAAGCGGAGCCGGCCATCGATCAGCCGGGTCTCGAACCGCCACCGGGTGTGCTCGATCCGCCCGTCGTCAGGCCGGGATTCCGGCCGCGCGATTTCAGTCCCGACAAGCCCCTGCCGTGTGCGGCCGGCAATCCCGAGTGGAGCATCGAGTTGTGCCGCGTGAAGGAGGCGTGGGCACTCGTGCCGCCGACGCCACAGGGGCGCAGCAAGGGCGAAGGCATCGTGGTCGGCCATCCAGACACCGGATACACGCGCCACGCGGAGATCTGGGCGGACGGCCGCGTGCGCGTTGCGGACAGCTACGACTTCGTCCTGCGCAAGACGGATGCGGTGGACCCGCTCGAGCCCGGCAATCCGGGCCACGGCACGACGACGGCGAGCGTGATCATGAGCTCGACCGGTGGCACGGGCGAGACGTTCGTGTCCGGCGTGGCGCCCGCCGCCACCATCGTCCCGCTGCGCGTGACGGCGCGCGTGGTGCTCCTCGGCTTCGACAGACTGGCAGAAGCGATCCGTTACGCGTCCGATCACGGGTGTCACGTCATCTCGATGAGCCTCGGCGGTGTGACGCCATCGGGTGCGTTGTCTCGCGCCGTGGCGTACGCCGTGAGTCAGGGCGTTGTCGTCCTCGCCGCGGCCGGGAACGTGTGGCCGTGGGTCGTGTATCCCGCGCGTCTCGATCAGGTGATCGCGTGCGCGGCGTGCAACTGTCAGAAGGGCATCTGGAGCAAGTCAGCCACCGGCGACACAGTGGACGTCACGGCGCCCGGGGAGACGGTATGGGTCGCGCGGCCGGGCAAGGATGCCGGCCAGGACGACGACATCGTGGACGTCGGATCGGGCACGTCGTACGCGGTGGCGACAACGGCGGGTGCGTGCGCGCTGTGGCTGGCGCACCACGGCCGAGACGCGCTCATCACGCGCTACGGCAAGGGGCAGATCGCGAGCGTCTTCAAGGAAGTCCTGATGACGCACGGCGTGGACACGCCTCCGGGCTGGCGCACCGACAAGCACGGTGCCGGCATCCTCGACGCGGTGAAGCTGCTCTCGGCGCCGCTGCCATCCACACCGCCCGCCGCGGGTCTGCGCGTGCGCGCGATGCCGATGGCGCCGCGCCGGCAGAACGACGCGGATCGTTTTCTGCCGTACTACCCGGACGTCGATCCGGAGCGCGTCAGGCGCGGACTCGTGCGTCTGCTCGACACGACGGATGGTGAACTGCCGGCGGTGCTCTCCGAATTCGGCGACGAGCTCTTGTTCCACGTTGCCACGAACCCTGACGTGCGCGCACGTGTGCTCGCACCGCCTCGTCCGAAGAAGCGCGGGCAGTCGATCAGGCGGTCGGGACCGTTGGCCACGGCCGCACGCGTCGCGGCAGCACCACGGCTGCAGCGTGAGGGCTCGCCGGCACTCCTCGCCCGCATCTCCTGA